A single window of Leclercia adecarboxylata DNA harbors:
- a CDS encoding DeoR/GlpR family DNA-binding transcription regulator: MLDYAAFPEQRQDLIRQILQENGRVVCAELAIRMQVSEHTIRRDLHELSKEGFCKKVYGGAVLLLADAGNFYSREQKNHAKKITIAQKAATLIKAGSCIFIDTGTTNLALAKALPPDLAITVVTNSPAIAAELLRHPLCEVIITGGQIQRSSGGAVGATAASQIQGIIFDQAFIGGCAMDPGMGLTGFDFADCEFKKAVIGQSSQTIVALTTDKIPGVARFVVAQSSEIDVLVVEADLDQEAIAAFEAQDVRIICA; the protein is encoded by the coding sequence ATGCTCGATTATGCAGCTTTCCCGGAACAACGACAAGATCTGATCCGCCAGATCCTGCAGGAAAATGGCAGGGTAGTGTGCGCCGAACTGGCGATCCGGATGCAGGTGTCGGAACATACCATTCGCCGGGATTTACATGAGCTTAGCAAAGAGGGGTTCTGTAAGAAGGTCTACGGTGGGGCGGTGTTGCTGCTGGCGGATGCCGGAAACTTCTACAGCCGCGAGCAAAAAAATCACGCAAAAAAAATCACGATCGCGCAGAAAGCGGCAACCCTGATCAAAGCAGGCAGCTGTATTTTTATTGATACCGGCACCACCAACCTCGCACTGGCGAAGGCCCTGCCGCCGGATCTGGCGATCACCGTGGTGACCAACTCCCCGGCCATCGCCGCCGAGCTGCTGCGTCATCCTCTGTGCGAGGTGATCATCACCGGCGGACAGATCCAGCGCAGCTCCGGCGGTGCGGTGGGGGCCACGGCGGCGAGCCAGATCCAGGGGATTATTTTCGATCAGGCGTTTATCGGCGGCTGCGCGATGGATCCGGGGATGGGGCTGACCGGGTTCGACTTCGCCGACTGCGAGTTCAAAAAAGCGGTCATCGGCCAGAGCAGCCAGACCATTGTGGCGCTCACCACCGATAAAATCCCCGGGGTGGCGCGCTTTGTGGTGGCGCAAAGCAGCGAAATCGACGTGCTGGTGGTGGAGGCAGACCTGGATCAGGAGGCGATCGCCGCCTTTGAAGCCCAGGATGTGCGGATTATCTGCGCCTAA
- a CDS encoding SH3 domain-containing protein translates to MSPFIELPISAHVKTLMEVCTRKESPSVFAPVAHALPAGSRISVQAAVVGDAVQGNPHWYRIDDDTFIWSGACSRIDPCPEFPPCTRVSWTAVVFEVR, encoded by the coding sequence ATGAGCCCGTTCATCGAACTTCCCATTTCTGCCCATGTGAAGACCCTGATGGAGGTCTGCACGCGCAAAGAGAGCCCGTCCGTGTTTGCGCCTGTGGCCCACGCGCTGCCCGCGGGGAGCCGCATCAGCGTGCAGGCGGCGGTGGTGGGCGATGCGGTACAGGGCAATCCGCACTGGTACCGGATTGATGACGACACCTTTATCTGGTCAGGGGCCTGTAGCCGAATCGACCCCTGCCCCGAGTTTCCGCCCTGCACCAGGGTCAGCTGGACGGCAGTGGTGTTTGAGGTGCGTTAG